The Indicator indicator isolate 239-I01 chromosome 21, UM_Iind_1.1, whole genome shotgun sequence region ggaggggatatggggaggctggagatggCCAGGGGACAGAGGGTGGTTGGTGGTGCCCGAGGGATGTGGCAGCAGCccgcagtgcccaggggggcagAGAGTGGCTGATAGTAGCCAGGGGGACATGGGGtggccagtggtgcccagaggaTGTAGAGGATGCCCAGGGGAACATGGGGCAGCCAGGAATGccatggtgggggggttggcAATGCCCAAGGGGCCGTGGGTGCCATCGTGGGGTGACATGAGGGcactggtggtgcccaggggacaTGGTAGTGGCCAGTAGTGCCATGGAGAGTCATCAGAACATGAAGTGAGGAGCTGGTGGTGTCCCAGAGGTACATGGGATGACCAGAGGTGCCACTGGGACATGGTGCCCAGGGGCATGTGGTGTAGCCAGGTGGGCCATGAGCACACAGTGGGAGGGTTGGCAATGCCCAGAGGGCCATGGGGTGGCCAGGGGTGCCATGGCGGGGAAGCTGGTGATGCCCAGGGTGACATGCTGTGCCATGAGTTCATGGTGGCAAGCTGGCATTGCTCAGAGGGACATGAATGACCAGAGAAGACgtggggcaggggggtggcTGGGAAGGCAACAGGGGAGGGCTCCAGAAGAACCTGGATTTTGAACCCGATGCCCACGGCCATGCCCACACAGGAGGAGCTCCATGCTTGGCTGCAGGGACTGAGCGCTGCCATCAGTGAGTGCCAGGGCAACTGGGGCAAGGCCCAGAGTTTACCCTTGACCTTGGCACCTCCAGAACACCCTCTGCCCCGTAAGGACAAAGAGAAACGGTTCAGCTTCTTCCCAAAAAAGAAATAACCCCCACGAGGGGACCTGTCCTGCACGGGCACCAACCCGTCCCGTGTGGGCACCAACCCGTCCCACGTGGGCACCGACCTGTCCCGTGTGGGCACTGACCCATCCCGCGTGTACAATGCCACCTGTGTGACCTACACCTCCAGCTGGGTCTCCAGGGGGTAGGAGGAACCTGGCCACAGCCTGTGTGCATCCAGCCTCCCCCCCATGGCACACGCGTGGGCACCCCCTCACCCCGCCATGGCACACGTGTGTGGGCACACACGTATGGACgtgtttgggggggagggggtgctgTGCATACATGGAGGGAGGGGAGCACACCTCCAACATGATCTCctcctgtgtgtctgtgtggcCCCACCCCAGAAAATAACAGTGGGGGGCTCAGGGTTGAGGGGCAGGGGGGGTACCCATGGCACAGCCCCTGGCCCGCTGCATGCACACGTGTGCCCACGCGTGTCCCCCGCATGTGTGCACCCCTGTCTCCAGCCCTCCTTGGCCACACGTGTGAATGGGTGATCCCCCTgccacaccccacccccacccacactCTGGGGCTGCTGTCGGTGCCCctctccaaaaaaaaacccttcagacacccctcccccacccccttcctccccacctcaAAATGTGGGTGCAGAGGGGGCACCCCCACAGCCCCCGTGGGCACCAACCAAAGAATGTGGGTATGGGGTagggggggatgggggtggggcCAATGCCACAACCTTcctcaccagcacccaccaCCCTGTGCCCCCCCTCCCCATATCCCATGCCAGCACCACTAGGGTGGGGGGGACACCCCAGGGAGGGGGGGACATGGACATGGGTGACCAGAGAGGAAAttttgggttcagtttgggttttgtttttttttctaataaagaTGTGAAAGTGAAGTTGGACACCATGATGGGCACCAccaggggtgggtggggggcaCAGGGGGTGTCCGTGGGGTGCCCCTTCTTCTTGGTATGTGGAGGGGCTGTAGGGTCTGTGAGGTGCTCCCTTCTTTCAGATAGGTTGGAGGTCCTCAAGGAGCTCCTTCTCCTGAGCAGGTTGAGGTTCTCCAtggtcctcctcctgctgggagGTACCCCATCTCCTGGTCAGCTTGGAAGTCTCCAAGATGTCCATTCTCCTGTAGGCTGGAAGGGGGTCCATGGGGAGCCCTTGTGTCTGGGCAGGTTGGAGGTCCCCAGGGTgcttcttctcccaagtaacctgAAGGTCCATGGGTTGCCCCTTCTCCTAAGCAGGTGCAGATGCCCCAGGGTGCTCCTTCTCCTGGGCAAGTTGGAGGTCCCCAAAGTGCACCTTCTCCCAAGCAACTTGGGTGTCCATGGGTGCCCCTTCTTCCATGTAAATTGGAGGCTCAGAGCATGCCCTTCCTTCTGGGTGGGTTGGAGGTCCCCAGGGTGCTCTTTCTCTTAAGTGACCTGGGGGTTTATGTGGTGCCCCTTCTCCTGGGCAAGTTGGAGGGCCGAGGTTGTCCCTTTTTCCAAGTAGCATGGAGGTCGATGTGGTACCTCTTCTCCTGGACAAGTTGAGGGTCTGTGGGTGCCTCTTCCATTGAAGCTGGAGATCCACAGGGTGCTCCTTCTCTTAGGTGAGCTGAGGGTCCATGGGGTACCCCTTTTCCTGGGCATGTTGAAGGGCCAAGGCTTGACCCTTCTTCCAGGTAGTATGGAGGTCCATGTGGTGCCCTTCTTCTGGGCAGGTTGGAGGTCCACAGGGTGCTTCTTTGAAGTGTACTTGAGGTCCACAAGGTACCCcttctcctgggcaagctggggGTCCATGGGCTGCCCCTTCTTTCAAGTAGATTTGAGGCCCACAGGCTGCTCTTTCTCCTGGATAAACTGGAGGTCCGTGTGgtgcctctgctcctgggcAAGTTGGGGGTCCATGAGGTGCTTCTGGTTGAACTGGAGGTCCATGTGGTGCCCCTTCTCCTGGGCAAGTTGGGGGTCCATGACAGGTGCTCCTTCCCCTGGGTACCCATAGggcacccctcctccccacagtcCCACCTAGCTGGCAGCATCGAGGGTCTGAAATTTCTGCCGCAGGTCCCTGACCAGGCCATGCCGAGGGGGCTCGGGGGGCTCAGGGGCCTCGTGGGGCTCAGGGCACCGGCGCCGGTACTCCTCGGAAGCCTGGTAGGCTTTGCACCGTTCCACCACAGCCTTCAAGCAGATCTTCTCCCGGGTGGTGGGCGAACGGATCTGCACGTAGGCGGGGGTGTCCCCCGGCGCCGGTAGCCTCTCTAACACCACCACTCGTTGGCCCGGACCCAGCGGAGCCTCCGCTGCCACCCACAGCGCCCCGTCGCTGCCGTGCCGCGCCGGTGCCGGCTCAGGGGCGGCACTAGGACCTCCACCAGCTTCGGCGCTCCGGCTCCGGCCGCCGCCTCGCTCCTTCTCGGCCGGGCGCCCGCCGCGGCAGGGCCCTTCAGGTGCCGACCGGCTGCGGCTCACCGGTGACGGCCGGGGGGCGCCGAAACGGGCGCGCAGCTCCCGCACGTCCGGCCAGGCGAAGGGTTCGGCACCGACGGGACTGGAAGGGCTGCGGGGGTCAAGCGGGGAGGGGGTCACCACCAGTCCCCCGTCGTGTGGCACGGCCATCGAGGGGGTGCCAACGTGTGGGTCCCCGTCTTCAGACTGCAGTGGGGGGCGCCGGTGCCCACCGGCGCGGCGGCTCTTGATGCGGAGGCTGTATTGCCGTGCCAGCTGGTAGACTTTCGTGCCAGGGTGGTGGGGGGGCGTAAGGAGGAACCGCGGTGGTGTCCCGCTTGGTGGCTTGGTGGCCACATCATCGTCCTCTTCCACGATGAGCAGCGGCTCGGCGGGCTGCAGCCCGTTCTCCTGGCACGGCTCATCCGGTGACGCCTCCGGGGATGCCAGTGGTGCCGGTTGGCTGGGGGGGTGAGTTGGGGTGGCCGGGGGGCGCGGGAGGGCGTTGAGGCGAGTGACGGAGCTGCGCACCAGCCCCTTGGGGATGAAGGAGAGGCTCTCTCGCCGGCGCACGCTGAAGCTGGCATCGCGGTGCTCGGCGTGCCCGTAGTAGCTCCGgatcttctccagcagcaagcGGTCCCGGCTGGAGAGCGTCGACTCCCGGCGAGCTCCAGCGAGGGGTTCGGGAGAAGGGACGGTGCTGCGGGACCCCCCGGGCTCCCCGCTCTCCGTGGGGCACATTCCGTCCAAGCTGAGGGCGCTGCCGCTGCGGCTGGCCAGTGCCAAGCTGCTGCGGCGGGACAAGGTGCTGCCCCCGCCGAAACGCTCGGCAATGACGCTGGCTTGGTCCAGCACCGAAGGTGGCAagatgctgccagcagctccttcttcttcttcttcctcctcttcttcctcctcctcctcttcctcactgctCAACCCCTCCGTGGCACACTCTGGCTCCGCGGGCAGCACCGGGGTGCCCGCTGAGGATGGGGTTTCGGGTGCCCTCGACCCCTCAGGGTGGTCCCCGGCGCTGGGTCCCTGGGCACCCCCGGgtgggggctgtggggctgcacTGACCTTCTCACAGCTCCCTGGCCCCCAACTGCTCGGCCGCTTGGGTCCCTCTGGTGCCAGCAGGTGCCCCCCAGCCTGGGTGAGAGCAAAAGTGGGGTGTCACAGGGGGTGTCATGGGCTGGGAGAGGACCTCTCCCAAGCTGGAGGCGAGTCCTGGCCAAGCCATGGCTGAGGACTCCACGGCATccccaggagcagcaagagagaTGTGGGTGCCCCAAGAGTGATGTGGGGTGCCCTGGGAGTGATACTGGGTGCCCTAGAGTGATGTAGGGTACCCTGGAGGTGATACTGAGTGCCTCATGGTGATGTGGAGTGTTCTGGGAGTGATACTGGGTGCCCCAGGACGATGTagggtgccctggcagtgatACTGGGTGCCCCAGAGTGATGTGGAGTGCCCTGGGACTGATACTGGGTGCCCCAGGGCGATGTGAGGTGCTCTGGGACCAACATGGAGTGCCCCAGGAGTGATTCTGGGTGCCATAGGAGTCATAGTGGGTGCCCCAGAGTGATGTGGGGATACTCTGGGTAGCACTGGGTGCCCTCCATGGGATTTGGGGTGGCAGGGCAGGTGGGTAGGTACCTGCTCCTCCTGGGGTTCCACCAGCAGGTCCCTGAGCCCgggcagctcctcctggcagtTCTCACCCAAGACTtcttgctcctcctcctcttcctcttccaccACATCTTCAGCTACTGCCCAGGTTGGGGGATGCTGGGGGTTGTCCCCCACCTCCAGTAGAGCCCCATCACTGTCTGCATGCTGCTCGGGGGATGAGGGAGCAGTGCCAGGCTCGGTGCCCAgtgcccccacccccagcaagcagtgtgccagagctgggaggcactgggcaCCCCCAACCCACCTTGTACCCATGGCCTTACCTTGAGCCCTGCCaaccagaagagagaaaagcgGAGGTCAGGGGGGAAGGCAACACCCCAAAAATGCTCCCCCCTACAGTCCTTGGTCACCCCTGTGCCTACCCCAGCAGAGCCAGTGGCAGTGCCAGCTCACCTTGCTCACCCAGTTGCTGCAGGATCTGCTTGGTGGGCTCTGTGGGGAGAAGTTGGGCATCCAAATAGGGCGATGGTGATGCCATCCCACGTCTCCCAACCCCACCAGTATCCCCAGTGTCCTGCCCCAGTTGGGGTCCCAGCTCCCCACCCGACCGCCTGCACCCCATGTGCCCATGCAGCCGGTCTGGCAGTGTCTCCGCACGGTCACGGCACTGGAAGGGCTCTGTGGGGACAGAGGCACCTGTCAGAGCCACCACCCAGTGCCCACCACACCCACAGGCATCgctgccacccagccctgcGGAAGGGATGGTGATGGGTGGCAGTGATAGGGATGCCAGAGACACCTGTCAGTGCCATCACCCAGTGCCACCACCCTGTGAGCATTGGTGCCAAGTAGTCCTGGGGGAGGGACggtggtggcagtggtggggaCACCAGTGACAGGGACACCCATCAGTGCCACCACCCCCCGTGGGAATTGGTACCACCCAGCACTGGGAAGGGATGGCAGTGGTAGGGACACTGGAGACAGGGACACCCATCAGTGCCACCACCCCGTGGGCATCAGTGCCATGCAGTCCTGGGGAAGGGATGGCAGTGGGGGGGTGTACCAGAGACAGGTGGCTCTCACCGGACTGGCGGCGGCCCTGGCGCGGCTCAGGCACGGTGTCACCAAGGGGCTGGCAGGACCAACTCTTCTTCAGGCGCTCAGGGCTGCAGCGGGGC contains the following coding sequences:
- the PLEKHG3 gene encoding pleckstrin homology domain-containing family G member 3 produces the protein MPVPACLQLPALIPLPEPGRAMEDSANTRAEPWGEGLHNSNNNASPGVWPGARSGHGLAPFGGPTAEPSYLGRVVLEIVESERTYARDLRSIVEGYLGKIIDAEEPLLRPEQVSALFGNIEDIYELSSTLLQNLESCASDPVAVAVCFVTRSQEFAIYTQYCNNYPSSVAALAECMRSKVQARFLRECQERLRHALPLGAYLLKPVQRILKYHLLLQEIAKHFEHKSGEDYEVVLEAIDTMTCVAWYINDMKRKHEHAIRQQEIQSLLLGWKGPDLTSYGELVLEGTFRVQRVRHERAVFLFDKTLLITKRRGDHYVYKSHIPCSSLMLIESTRDSLCFSLAHYKHGKQQHNLQAKSVEEKRIWTHHIKRLILENHHAIIPQKAKEAILEMDLFYPPRLPRCSPERLKKSWSCQPLGDTVPEPRQGRRQSEPTKQILQQLGEQGLKHADSDGALLEVGDNPQHPPTWAVAEDVVEEEEEEEQEVLGENCQEELPGLRDLLVEPQEEQAGGHLLAPEGPKRPSSWGPGSCEKVSAAPQPPPGGAQGPSAGDHPEGSRAPETPSSAGTPVLPAEPECATEGLSSEEEEEEEEEEEEEEEGAAGSILPPSVLDQASVIAERFGGGSTLSRRSSLALASRSGSALSLDGMCPTESGEPGGSRSTVPSPEPLAGARRESTLSSRDRLLLEKIRSYYGHAEHRDASFSVRRRESLSFIPKGLVRSSVTRLNALPRPPATPTHPPSQPAPLASPEASPDEPCQENGLQPAEPLLIVEEDDDVATKPPSGTPPRFLLTPPHHPGTKVYQLARQYSLRIKSRRAGGHRRPPLQSEDGDPHVGTPSMAVPHDGGLVVTPSPLDPRSPSSPVGAEPFAWPDVRELRARFGAPRPSPVSRSRSAPEGPCRGGRPAEKERGGGRSRSAEAGGGPSAAPEPAPARHGSDGALWVAAEAPLGPGQRVVVLERLPAPGDTPAYVQIRSPTTREKICLKAVVERCKAYQASEEYRRRCPEPHEAPEPPEPPRHGLVRDLRQKFQTLDAAS